One Sphingomicrobium marinum genomic window carries:
- a CDS encoding ATP synthase F1 subunit epsilon, whose translation MALKFELVTPEKLYRSDEAHMVVVPGVEGDFGVMEGHAPFMTVLKDGALSIHKDATSELETVSVSGGFAEVSTEGLTILAEKVEG comes from the coding sequence ATGGCACTCAAGTTCGAACTGGTGACGCCCGAAAAGCTGTATCGCTCCGACGAAGCGCACATGGTCGTCGTGCCCGGCGTCGAAGGTGATTTCGGCGTGATGGAAGGCCACGCGCCCTTCATGACCGTGCTCAAGGACGGTGCCCTGTCGATCCACAAGGACGCAACCAGCGAGCTCGAGACGGTATCGGTAAGCGGCGGCTTCGCCGAAGTCAGCACCGAAGGGCTGACGATCCTCGCGGAGAAGGTCGAGGGTTAG
- a CDS encoding glutathione S-transferase codes for MAEVLRLEGCVNRVCPWSGDPVQADSLSRYKGKTVGFCNPGCRDKFEKAASDFDAAIEGMD; via the coding sequence GTGGCAGAGGTCTTGCGCCTCGAAGGTTGCGTGAACCGGGTCTGCCCTTGGTCGGGCGACCCGGTGCAGGCCGACAGCCTCTCCCGCTACAAGGGCAAGACTGTCGGCTTCTGCAACCCGGGCTGCCGGGACAAGTTTGAGAAAGCTGCGAGCGATTTCGACGCGGCGATCGAGGGAATGGATTGA
- the atpD gene encoding F0F1 ATP synthase subunit beta, producing the protein MATAAKTVSNTSKGRIAQVIGAVVDVEFEGELPPILGALETDNNGKRLVLEVAQHLGENIVRTIAMDATEGLTRGQDVTATGSMIEMPVGPEVLGRIMNVIGEPIDERGPIGAKQTAPIHADAPLFVDQSTESDILVTGIKVIDLLAPYAKGGKIGLFGGAGVGKTVLIQELINNIAKGHGGVSVFAGVGERTREGNDLYHEFLDAGVIAKDKDGNPTSEGSKVSLVFGQMNEPPGARARVALSGLTQAEYFRDQEGQDVLFFVDNIFRFTQAGSEVSALLGRIPSAVGYQPTLSTDMGALQERITSTNKGSITSVQAIYVPADDLTDPAPATSFAHLDATTTLSRAISELGIYPAVDPLDSTSRVLEPRVVGQEHYETARAVQETLQKYKSLQDIIAILGMDELSEEDKLTVARARKIQRFLSQPFHVAEVFTGIPGQFVQLEDTIASFKAVVEGKYDHLPEAAFYMVGGIEDAVAKAEKLAEDA; encoded by the coding sequence ATGGCTACCGCTGCCAAGACCGTATCGAACACCAGCAAAGGCCGCATTGCGCAGGTCATCGGCGCCGTCGTCGACGTCGAATTCGAAGGCGAGCTGCCGCCGATCCTCGGCGCGCTCGAGACCGACAATAATGGCAAGCGCCTCGTCCTTGAGGTTGCCCAGCACCTCGGTGAAAACATCGTGCGCACGATCGCGATGGACGCCACCGAGGGCCTGACCCGCGGCCAGGACGTCACCGCGACCGGCTCGATGATCGAAATGCCCGTCGGCCCCGAAGTGCTCGGCCGCATCATGAACGTCATCGGCGAGCCGATTGACGAGCGCGGCCCGATCGGCGCCAAGCAGACCGCTCCGATCCACGCAGATGCACCGTTGTTCGTCGACCAGTCGACCGAATCCGACATTCTCGTCACGGGCATCAAGGTCATCGACCTTCTCGCTCCCTACGCCAAGGGCGGCAAGATCGGCCTGTTCGGCGGCGCCGGCGTCGGCAAGACCGTTCTCATTCAGGAACTGATCAACAACATCGCCAAGGGTCATGGCGGCGTGTCGGTTTTCGCGGGTGTCGGCGAGCGTACCCGCGAAGGTAACGATCTTTATCACGAGTTCCTCGATGCGGGCGTCATCGCCAAGGACAAGGACGGCAACCCGACCTCCGAAGGTTCGAAGGTGTCGCTCGTGTTCGGCCAGATGAACGAACCGCCGGGCGCGCGTGCCCGCGTGGCGCTGTCGGGCCTCACGCAGGCCGAATATTTCCGCGATCAGGAAGGCCAGGACGTGCTCTTCTTCGTCGACAACATCTTCCGCTTCACCCAGGCGGGCTCGGAAGTGTCGGCGCTGCTCGGCCGTATTCCGTCGGCCGTGGGTTACCAGCCGACCCTGTCGACCGACATGGGCGCGCTGCAGGAGCGCATCACCTCGACCAACAAGGGTTCGATCACCTCGGTCCAGGCCATCTACGTTCCCGCGGATGACCTTACCGATCCTGCCCCTGCAACCTCGTTCGCCCACCTGGACGCCACGACCACGCTGTCGCGCGCCATTTCGGAGCTCGGCATCTACCCGGCCGTCGATCCGCTGGATTCGACCAGCCGCGTCCTCGAGCCGCGCGTCGTCGGCCAGGAGCATTACGAAACCGCGCGTGCGGTCCAGGAAACGCTCCAGAAGTACAAGTCGCTGCAGGACATCATCGCCATTCTCGGCATGGATGAACTGTCGGAAGAAGATAAGCTGACCGTTGCGCGTGCGCGCAAGATCCAGCGCTTCCTCTCGCAGCCCTTCCACGTTGCCGAAGTCTTCACCGGTATCCCGGGCCAGTTCGTGCAGCTCGAAGACACGATCGCCTCGTTCAAGGCGGTTGTCGAAGGCAAGTATGACCACCTCCCCGAAGCGGCCTTCTACATGGTCGGCGGCATCGAGGATGCGGTCGCCAAGGCCGAGAAGCTGGCCGAGGACGCCTAA
- a CDS encoding F0F1 ATP synthase subunit gamma, protein MASLKELKGRINSVKSTQKITKAMKMVAAAKLKRATERAEAGRPYATRLADVVSSLAARITVGPQSPKLIAGTGSDKTHLIIVCTADKGLAGAFNTNIVKAAKAKAETLQAEGKEVFFYVVGRKSKAILNRFFPGKIIGEYVTMEVKNPGYEHAQAVADDIIDRYESGRFDVAHLAYAEFENTLVQRPQIDQLIPVKPAEVETGKGASAAVEYEPDEEAILADLLPKNVAIQIFRAMLENQAGFYGSQMTAMDNATRNAGDMINRLEIRYNRERQAAITTELVEIISGAEAL, encoded by the coding sequence GTGGCTAGCCTCAAGGAACTCAAAGGTCGGATCAACTCGGTCAAATCGACCCAGAAGATCACCAAGGCCATGAAGATGGTCGCAGCGGCCAAGCTGAAGCGCGCCACCGAGCGTGCCGAAGCCGGTCGTCCCTATGCGACGCGGCTGGCCGACGTGGTGAGCTCGCTCGCCGCGCGCATCACCGTGGGTCCGCAAAGCCCCAAGCTGATCGCGGGCACGGGCAGCGACAAGACGCACCTCATCATCGTGTGCACCGCGGACAAGGGTCTTGCCGGCGCGTTCAACACGAACATCGTCAAGGCCGCCAAGGCGAAAGCCGAGACGCTGCAAGCCGAGGGTAAAGAAGTCTTCTTCTACGTCGTCGGACGTAAGTCGAAGGCGATCCTCAACCGCTTCTTCCCCGGCAAAATCATCGGCGAATATGTCACGATGGAAGTGAAGAACCCGGGCTATGAGCACGCGCAGGCCGTCGCCGACGATATTATCGATCGCTATGAAAGTGGCCGTTTCGACGTCGCGCACCTCGCCTATGCCGAATTCGAGAATACGCTCGTCCAGCGTCCGCAGATCGACCAGCTCATCCCGGTGAAGCCGGCGGAAGTCGAAACCGGCAAGGGCGCCAGCGCCGCGGTCGAATATGAACCCGACGAGGAAGCGATCCTCGCCGACCTGCTGCCCAAGAATGTCGCCATCCAGATTTTCCGCGCCATGCTGGAAAACCAGGCCGGCTTCTACGGCAGCCAGATGACCGCGATGGACAATGCCACCCGCAACGCGGGCGACATGATCAATCGTCTGGAAATCCGTTATAACCGCGAGCGTCAGGCCGCGATTACCACCGAACTCGTTGAAATCATCTCGGGCGCCGAAGCGCTCTAA
- the atpA gene encoding F0F1 ATP synthase subunit alpha produces MDIRAAEISRVIRDEIANFDADAKVTEIGTVLSVGDGIARVHGLDKVQAGEMVEFESGVKGMALNLEHDNVGVVIFGSDREVAEGSTVKRTGEIVDVPVGKGLLGRVVDGLGNPIDGKGPIEATERSRVEVKAPGIIPRKSVHEPVQTGLKALDALVPVGRGQRELIIGDRQTGKSAVAIDTFINQKHVNAGDDESEKLYCIYVAVGQKRSTVAQLVKTLEENGAMEYSIVVAATASEPAPLQFLAPYTGCAMGEYFRDNGMHAVIVYDDLSKQAVAYRQMSLLLRRPPGREAYPGDVFYLHSRLLERAAKMNEDNGSGSLTALPIIETQAGDVSAYIPTNVISITDGQIFLETDLFYQGIRPAISVGLSVSRVGSAAQTKAMKKVAGSIKLELAQYREMAAFAQFGSDLDASTQKLLNRGARLTELLKQKQFNPMPLEDQVASIFAGTSGYIDDIAVEDVTRYEEQMLSFMKSEHADVLKEIRETKKLEDDTKAKLVAALDAFAKQFA; encoded by the coding sequence ATGGATATCCGCGCCGCAGAAATTTCCCGCGTCATCCGCGACGAGATCGCGAACTTCGACGCTGACGCCAAGGTCACCGAAATCGGTACCGTGCTGTCGGTTGGTGACGGCATCGCCCGCGTCCACGGTCTCGACAAGGTCCAGGCCGGTGAAATGGTCGAATTCGAAAGCGGCGTTAAGGGCATGGCGCTCAACCTCGAACATGACAATGTCGGCGTCGTTATCTTCGGTTCCGACCGCGAAGTCGCCGAAGGCTCGACCGTCAAGCGTACCGGCGAAATCGTCGACGTGCCGGTGGGCAAGGGTCTGCTCGGCCGCGTGGTCGACGGTCTCGGCAACCCGATCGACGGCAAGGGCCCGATCGAAGCCACCGAGCGTAGCCGCGTCGAAGTCAAGGCGCCGGGCATCATCCCGCGTAAGTCGGTGCACGAGCCGGTGCAGACCGGCCTCAAGGCGTTGGACGCGCTCGTTCCCGTCGGCCGCGGCCAGCGCGAACTGATCATCGGCGATCGCCAGACTGGCAAGTCGGCTGTCGCGATTGACACCTTCATCAACCAGAAGCACGTCAATGCGGGCGATGACGAGAGCGAAAAGCTCTATTGCATCTACGTCGCCGTCGGCCAGAAGCGCTCGACCGTGGCGCAGCTCGTCAAGACGCTCGAAGAAAATGGCGCGATGGAATATTCGATCGTCGTCGCCGCGACCGCGTCAGAGCCCGCTCCGCTGCAGTTTCTCGCGCCCTACACCGGCTGCGCGATGGGCGAATATTTTCGCGACAACGGCATGCACGCCGTCATCGTTTATGACGATCTGTCGAAGCAGGCCGTCGCCTACCGTCAGATGTCGCTCCTGCTGCGCCGTCCGCCGGGCCGCGAAGCCTATCCGGGCGACGTTTTCTACCTGCACTCTCGCTTGCTCGAGCGCGCCGCGAAGATGAACGAGGACAATGGTTCGGGCTCGCTCACCGCGCTCCCGATCATTGAAACGCAGGCAGGCGACGTGTCGGCCTACATCCCGACCAACGTGATCTCGATCACCGACGGCCAGATCTTCCTTGAAACCGACCTCTTCTACCAGGGCATCCGCCCGGCGATTTCGGTCGGCCTGTCGGTCAGCCGTGTCGGTTCGGCCGCGCAGACCAAGGCGATGAAGAAGGTCGCGGGCTCGATCAAGCTCGAACTGGCCCAGTATCGCGAAATGGCGGCCTTCGCGCAGTTCGGCTCGGACCTCGACGCCTCGACGCAGAAGCTGCTTAATCGCGGTGCGCGCCTGACCGAGCTTTTGAAGCAGAAGCAGTTCAACCCGATGCCGCTGGAAGACCAGGTCGCTTCGATCTTCGCCGGCACCAGCGGCTATATCGATGACATCGCGGTCGAGGACGTCACCCGCTACGAGGAGCAGATGCTCAGCTTCATGAAGAGCGAGCATGCCGACGTGCTGAAGGAAATCCGCGAGACCAAGAAGCTCGAGGACGACACCAAGGCCAAGCTGGTCGCCGCGCTCGACGCTTTCGCCAAGCAGTTCGCCTAA
- a CDS encoding F0F1 ATP synthase subunit delta has translation MSESGGIRASLAGRYASALFGLAKDENKVDTVAGDMESLGAAFAESDDLKTLAGDPSIGRADAARAVRAIADQSKFDRLTKNFLGVLAENGRLDQLEATLNAFAQLYADHKNVAHAQVTSARPLTDAQVATLKDKLSARASRTVSLDTQVDPELLGGIRIQMGSELIDASVKTKLNSLAQAMKG, from the coding sequence GTGAGCGAAAGCGGCGGTATCCGGGCCAGCCTGGCGGGGCGTTATGCCTCAGCCTTGTTCGGCCTCGCAAAAGACGAAAATAAGGTCGACACGGTCGCCGGCGACATGGAGTCGCTTGGCGCCGCTTTTGCCGAATCGGACGATCTCAAGACGCTGGCGGGCGATCCGTCGATCGGTCGCGCCGATGCGGCCCGCGCCGTGCGTGCCATCGCCGACCAGTCAAAGTTCGACCGGCTGACCAAGAATTTCCTCGGCGTCCTCGCCGAAAATGGCCGCCTCGACCAGCTCGAAGCGACACTCAATGCGTTTGCGCAGCTTTATGCCGACCACAAGAATGTCGCGCATGCGCAGGTTACCAGCGCCCGCCCGCTGACCGACGCGCAAGTCGCGACCTTGAAAGACAAGCTGTCGGCGCGTGCCAGCCGCACCGTCAGCCTGGACACCCAGGTCGACCCCGAACTTCTCGGCGGCATCAGGATCCAGATGGGCTCTGAGCTCATCGATGCTTCCGTCAAAACCAAACTCAACTCCCTCGCCCAGGCGATGAAAGGCTAG
- a CDS encoding alpha/beta hydrolase gives MSRLPALARSAIFVLAFGFAGALIMLFALQRQMIYPGTGPDDGSWNAPPPGYETVELHTADKLALRALYRAPKPGGKVLIFFHGNGDSALNSAFSLAPVLGEADGALMMSYRGYAGNPGQPSEEGLYADADAGLAYLRSRGIEDSRIVIGGFSLGTGVASQLATKGEFAGLLLIAPFTALSDVAAEHFPWVPTSLLMRDRYLTRDRLKTGAPLLIVHGKRDGIIPVSHARRLAKLRDDARLELFDNATHNDVSAIASQTMRDWMAGL, from the coding sequence ATGTCCCGACTTCCCGCCTTGGCGCGCAGCGCCATATTTGTCCTCGCTTTCGGCTTTGCAGGTGCGCTTATCATGCTCTTCGCTCTCCAGCGCCAGATGATCTATCCCGGCACCGGCCCCGATGACGGCAGCTGGAATGCACCGCCGCCAGGCTATGAAACGGTCGAGCTTCATACCGCTGACAAGCTTGCGCTTCGCGCGCTTTACCGGGCGCCCAAGCCCGGCGGCAAAGTGCTGATCTTCTTCCACGGCAATGGCGATAGCGCGCTAAACAGCGCCTTCAGCTTGGCGCCAGTGCTTGGCGAGGCGGACGGCGCGTTGATGATGTCGTATCGCGGCTATGCCGGAAATCCGGGGCAACCGAGCGAAGAGGGTCTCTATGCCGATGCCGACGCCGGGCTGGCCTATCTGCGATCTCGGGGCATCGAAGACAGCCGCATTGTCATCGGGGGATTTTCGCTGGGGACCGGCGTTGCCAGCCAGCTTGCCACGAAGGGTGAGTTTGCCGGCCTCTTGCTCATCGCGCCATTCACCGCTTTGTCCGATGTCGCCGCCGAACATTTTCCGTGGGTGCCCACGAGCCTCTTGATGCGCGACCGCTACCTGACACGAGATCGGCTTAAAACTGGCGCGCCCTTGTTGATCGTGCACGGCAAGCGCGACGGCATCATTCCCGTCAGCCACGCGCGGCGACTGGCAAAATTACGCGACGATGCGCGGCTCGAACTGTTCGACAACGCCACCCACAACGATGTGAGCGCCATCGCAAGCCAGACCATGCGCGACTGGATGGCCGGGCTCTAG
- a CDS encoding GNAT family N-acetyltransferase yields the protein MRKFLTFVQCGMTVISHPMMMHWQFAEGELDRGDVGDLLDLHFREMRAGSPPSACHVLAREGLAEPSIRFFTLREEQGILLGVGALKRLDATSGEIKSMRTHPEALGRGVGRAMLDHLRDQAWRMGMRRLHLETGNSAAFDAANHLYRKAGFDECGPFGDYRPNEFTLFYRLVLEPRWAA from the coding sequence ATGCGTAAATTTCTCACCTTTGTGCAGTGCGGCATGACCGTTATTTCTCACCCCATGATGATGCATTGGCAGTTCGCTGAAGGAGAACTCGATCGCGGCGATGTCGGCGATCTGCTCGACCTTCATTTCCGCGAGATGCGCGCGGGCTCGCCGCCGTCGGCCTGCCATGTGCTGGCGCGCGAGGGGCTGGCCGAACCCTCGATCCGCTTTTTCACGCTACGCGAAGAACAGGGCATCCTGCTCGGCGTGGGGGCGCTCAAGCGGCTCGATGCCACCAGCGGCGAGATCAAGTCGATGCGGACGCATCCCGAAGCGCTGGGGCGCGGTGTCGGGCGCGCCATGCTCGATCACCTCCGCGACCAGGCATGGCGCATGGGCATGCGGCGATTGCATCTAGAGACCGGCAACAGCGCCGCCTTCGACGCCGCGAACCACCTCTACCGCAAGGCCGGGTTCGACGAATGCGGTCCCTTCGGTGACTATCGCCCCAACGAATTCACCTTGTTCTATCGATTGGTGCTGGAGCCGCGCTGGGCGGCCTAG
- a CDS encoding DUF1203 domain-containing protein — protein MTYRITGIDPEPYQRFFTMSDTDLTAANAVVMTSDARVGYPCRAALDDVPPETRLVLVNHVSHEGGPYAASHAIFVSENADRADYIDRVPPALDRRILSLRAFGADGMMADACLAQRGEADRAIRALFENEAVDHIDAHNAIRGCFAARVERA, from the coding sequence ATGACCTATCGCATCACCGGCATCGACCCTGAACCCTACCAGCGCTTCTTCACCATGAGCGATACGGATCTCACCGCCGCTAACGCAGTCGTCATGACAAGCGATGCGCGCGTCGGTTACCCATGCCGCGCTGCGCTCGACGACGTGCCGCCTGAAACGCGGCTCGTGCTGGTCAATCACGTCAGTCATGAAGGTGGGCCCTATGCCGCCAGCCATGCGATCTTCGTTTCGGAGAATGCCGACCGTGCCGATTATATCGATCGGGTTCCGCCAGCGCTCGACCGACGCATCCTGTCACTTCGTGCGTTCGGCGCCGATGGAATGATGGCGGATGCTTGTCTGGCGCAGCGGGGCGAGGCGGACCGCGCCATTCGTGCGCTCTTCGAAAATGAAGCCGTCGATCATATCGACGCACATAATGCCATACGCGGCTGTTTCGCTGCGCGGGTGGAGCGGGCATAG
- the ada gene encoding bifunctional DNA-binding transcriptional regulator/O6-methylguanine-DNA methyltransferase Ada, with product MMQPIAIDDDAAWQAVKERDRRFDGRFVTGVLTTGIYCRPSCAARHPKRENVRFFHDGAAARGAGLRPCKRCLPDNVAPDEDAVAAAVKRLDAGPATLEELAKLTGYSPTHFQRVFKRAMGVSPAAYARARRSARATQSLEQEGKVTDAIYDAGYDAPSRFYADAQRLGMTPSAWKKGGAGVTIRYAVVDSALGPMLVAATDKGICRLSFDEDEAALSKRFPNAKIVADDGTIADWVEGAVQAVEAPLAMPDLPLDVAGTAFQEAVWQELKKIPPGETRSYADIAAAVGKPDAVRAAGSANGANNVAVLIPCHRVVRSDGSLGGYAYGLERKRTLLDKESGKRTLL from the coding sequence ATGATGCAACCAATAGCGATCGATGATGATGCGGCATGGCAGGCAGTGAAAGAACGCGACCGGCGGTTCGACGGCCGCTTCGTGACCGGCGTGCTGACCACCGGCATCTATTGCCGCCCGTCGTGCGCAGCGCGCCATCCCAAGCGCGAGAATGTGCGCTTCTTCCATGACGGCGCGGCGGCGCGCGGCGCGGGTCTGCGCCCCTGCAAGCGCTGTCTGCCCGATAATGTCGCGCCCGATGAAGACGCCGTCGCTGCCGCAGTGAAGCGCCTCGATGCCGGTCCCGCGACGCTGGAGGAACTTGCCAAACTGACGGGCTATTCGCCGACCCATTTCCAGCGCGTCTTCAAGCGCGCGATGGGCGTCTCGCCTGCTGCCTATGCACGGGCCCGCCGGTCGGCGCGGGCAACGCAATCGCTCGAACAGGAAGGCAAGGTCACCGATGCCATATATGACGCAGGCTACGACGCTCCCAGCCGCTTCTATGCCGATGCACAGCGGCTCGGCATGACGCCGTCAGCCTGGAAGAAGGGCGGGGCAGGGGTCACTATCCGCTACGCCGTCGTCGACAGCGCGCTCGGACCGATGTTGGTCGCTGCCACCGACAAGGGCATTTGCCGTCTAAGCTTCGATGAAGACGAAGCAGCGCTCTCAAAACGCTTTCCCAATGCCAAAATTGTCGCCGATGACGGCACGATCGCGGACTGGGTCGAGGGCGCCGTGCAGGCGGTCGAAGCACCGCTTGCCATGCCCGACCTTCCGCTCGACGTGGCCGGCACCGCTTTCCAGGAAGCGGTTTGGCAGGAGTTGAAGAAGATCCCGCCCGGCGAAACGCGCAGCTATGCCGATATCGCCGCCGCGGTGGGCAAGCCCGATGCGGTGCGCGCCGCGGGTAGCGCCAACGGCGCCAACAATGTCGCCGTCCTCATCCCGTGCCACCGCGTCGTTCGGTCTGATGGCAGCCTCGGAGGCTATGCCTACGGGCTGGAACGCAAGCGCACGCTGCTCGACAAGGAAAGCGGCAAGCGGACGCTGCTCTAG
- a CDS encoding cryptochrome/photolyase family protein, producing the protein MTILVPVLGDQLSHDLASLGDQDPSATTVLMMEVWDEATYVKHHKQKIALIFSAMRHFAAELEERGFSVDYVTLDDEENSGSFTGEVARALDRHEVEKIRIVEAGEFRVADEIETWSDQFDLPVDILPDTRFVATLDEFFAWAQGREGLRMEYFYRDMRRKTGLLMDGDDPVQGRWNFDQENRGSADPDTDFPDRPFFEPDAITEKVMKLVEDRFGDHFGTLESFGWPVTAEDAKKALEHFLDHRLPCFGATQDAMLVGEDFLNHALLSTSINLGLLDPLYVCQRAERRYEDGKAPIEAVEGFIRQIIGWREYIRGVYWWEGRGYGDENFFDHQRGLPEFYWTGDTDMLCLKEAVRSTREHAYAHHIQRLMVLGNFALLAGVDPKAVQDWFLVVYGDAYEWVEMPNVVGMALFADGGGMASKPYCASGNYINKMSNYCNKCRYDVKKKTGENACPFNALYWHFLDRNRGKLGNNHRLGRVYSTWDRMKDDRKDEYRSSADAFLETLEPAKEGWARN; encoded by the coding sequence ATGACTATCCTCGTCCCCGTCCTTGGCGACCAGCTCAGCCACGACCTCGCCTCGCTGGGCGACCAGGATCCGTCCGCCACCACTGTCCTGATGATGGAGGTGTGGGACGAGGCCACCTACGTCAAACATCATAAACAGAAGATCGCGCTCATTTTTTCGGCGATGCGGCACTTTGCCGCCGAGCTGGAGGAGCGCGGTTTTTCCGTCGATTACGTGACGCTCGACGACGAAGAGAATTCGGGCAGCTTTACCGGCGAGGTGGCGCGCGCCCTGGACCGCCACGAGGTCGAAAAAATCCGCATCGTCGAAGCCGGTGAATTCCGCGTCGCTGACGAGATCGAAACCTGGTCGGACCAGTTCGACCTGCCCGTCGATATCCTGCCCGATACGCGTTTCGTCGCTACCCTCGATGAATTCTTTGCCTGGGCGCAGGGGCGCGAGGGCCTGCGGATGGAATATTTCTACCGCGACATGCGGCGCAAGACCGGCCTGCTGATGGATGGCGATGACCCGGTGCAAGGCCGCTGGAACTTCGACCAGGAAAATCGCGGCAGCGCCGATCCTGACACCGACTTTCCAGACCGACCGTTCTTCGAGCCCGACGCCATCACCGAGAAGGTGATGAAGCTGGTCGAAGACCGCTTCGGCGACCATTTCGGCACCCTCGAGAGCTTTGGCTGGCCCGTCACGGCAGAGGACGCGAAGAAAGCGCTCGAACACTTCCTAGATCACCGCCTCCCCTGTTTCGGGGCAACGCAGGACGCCATGCTGGTGGGCGAAGATTTCCTCAACCACGCCTTGCTTTCCACCTCGATCAACCTTGGGCTGCTCGATCCGCTATATGTCTGCCAGCGCGCTGAACGGCGCTACGAGGACGGCAAGGCGCCGATCGAGGCCGTTGAAGGCTTCATTCGTCAGATCATCGGCTGGCGCGAATATATTCGCGGCGTCTACTGGTGGGAGGGCCGCGGCTATGGCGACGAGAATTTCTTCGATCACCAGCGCGGCCTCCCCGAATTTTACTGGACCGGCGACACTGACATGCTGTGTCTCAAGGAAGCGGTGCGCTCGACGCGCGAACATGCCTACGCGCACCATATCCAGCGGTTGATGGTGCTGGGCAATTTCGCCCTCCTTGCCGGCGTCGACCCCAAGGCGGTGCAGGACTGGTTCCTGGTGGTCTACGGCGATGCCTACGAATGGGTGGAGATGCCCAATGTCGTTGGCATGGCGCTATTCGCCGATGGCGGAGGCATGGCGTCCAAGCCCTATTGCGCGAGCGGTAACTACATCAACAAGATGAGCAATTATTGCAACAAGTGCCGCTACGACGTGAAGAAAAAGACGGGCGAGAACGCCTGCCCCTTCAACGCGCTCTATTGGCACTTTCTCGATCGCAACCGCGGCAAGCTGGGGAATAACCACCGCCTTGGCCGCGTCTATTCGACCTGGGATCGCATGAAGGACGATCGCAAGGACGAATATCGGAGCAGCGCCGACGCATTTCTTGAGACGCTGGAGCCTGCCAAGGAAGGCTGGGCACGCAACTAG